aggcctaagcctgaggGGAGGGGCCTAAGGCTTgattttttccgtaaaaactgaaaatttccttacaccgattttcttcttttccattGTTCCTCCGTTGGATATGTagaagaaatctgaaaaattattgatttcaaaagagaaaaaacaaacaaaattacatattttgggtgaaaattgtcagaaattaccaatttcctgtggaaaaatgtctaaatttttgaatttctcatgtaaaaatatatgaaaaattgattttccagtAGAAAAGTgtccgaaatttcaaatttcctgtttaaaattgcctaaaattttagatcacaattcaatttttctcatgcaaaaattagtgaaaactAGCTTTACCAATTCAAAAAAGCctaaaatgtcaaatttccTTTGTAAAAACGcctaaaatttcgatttttcttcataaaacctatttcaaattttaatttattcttcaaaaactcacttttctccaattttcagctccaaatccataaaaattcagtaaaaatcaataaaaaatggtgAGGGCCCCATTCCGTAGGGGTCCAGTAGACACAGAatgatgtgtgtgtgtgaatgTGTACAATTTGCATTCCCGGACAATTGCCATGTTTTCTCTGCCACTCTCTCACATTTCTGCACTCTCTCGCCTACTTACTCGTTGGAGAGGAGgtcagagagagagagagatcgAGAGATAGAGACGGAGAGAAAAGTGGGGAGAAATATCGATTTAGGTTCGGTGGGGGAATTGGGAGAGAACggggaaaaaatattggaaatataaaaaaatataggattttttttggaaagtcgAATTTCAGAAGTGGAAGCTAAAAATTTcgtcttaaatttttttttcaaaaaaaaaaaattaagttttataatataatattaaatttcagccaattttcagaaatgaaggctcaaatttttcatattttcctctacattttcagttatttttaacgttaaaaaaaaatttaaaatcgtgaacattttttagttaaaaataattacagtTGATCCctaatttcagccaatttttagaCTTAAATTTACAGAAGAATAGGGGTTTTTTTGGTATATCAGTGCAAATTTAATAAGAAGTAGATACTTTTTATGGAATAATGCATGTTAAAACTATTTATccggattttaattttataaaatcaaaaatttcaaatttcccatgtaaaaattcctgaaatttctatttttcatacGTTTTCTAAAGTAAAAATGCCTACAAAATAGAATTTCCTGCATAAAATCTgtgtgaaaatttgtatttcctgtgcaaaaatgccaaaaattctaaaatttcaatgtaaaactctctggaattttgaatttccaacataaaaatgtcggaaatttttcaattttcttatgtaaaagtgcctgaaaattcaagttttcaatcaaaaattgtatgaaaatttgaaatttcaatgtaaaaacacctgaaatgttcaattttcctaAATAAACGTGCTTTTACGTTTCCGATGAATTTCCTGCTTAAAAtcgtctgaaaattcgagtttccaaagtaaaaatgtctgaaatatAATAAAGATTGCTTGTCATGAGCAGGTTTATTAGTTAATAAAGTAATTTACAGAAAAGCAGGTTATTGTGGGCAAACAACGAACACGTGACAACGGGTTAAAAGTAAAGGAAAAGGCCTCGAATGAGCGTTTCTGCTCCTTTTATAGGGGAATTGGGCGGGGCcaagaacattccagaatggTGACAATTAGAGTTGGCGCCGGCAATTCAGATCCGCGCGCCGTCCGGTGGGGCGCGCTTGCATCGTGACCTCCAAACGTTGGCAGGCCTAGTCGTTGTCTTGGGCAGCGGTTCTGGCCGGATAACCGTGATGTTATCCGCTACGGCAGCACTTGCTGGACCTGTAAGACTATACGGAAGTAATGCTCTTGTATGGCGGTGGGAAAGTACAAGGATCGTGAAGATTCTTACAATATCAAATTTCCCACGTAAAAacgcttgaaattttgagtttccaACATAAAAATGTCTGAATTTTCGAGATTCCCATGTAAAAACGctcggaatttcaaaaatcccatctaaaaattcctgaaaatttgagtttctaaCTTAAAAatgcctaatttttttttcgaatttaaaacaGCAAAACCCCAATAAAACACCATTAAAAgctaataaattaataaatcttCATATCTATTCGGAAAtcaagagagaaaaaaaaattagattggACAGTTGCACAGCTGCAGATTATTGCTGCAGAGAAGggtttcctgcaaaaaaaaaacgattaaatTCAGTTTCAGACCCCCGGGGtatgcggcaaatttgccgtttgccgagctcggcaaatttgcaaagtttgccgaacttggcaaaattcaaaaaagtggatttgccgaattttgaaatttgccacACACCCCTAGTTCagactaatttttatttttattttctgcctTACCTACTTCCAACTCCTTTAAGGTGCCGTCGGCATTAGCTAGCTTTTGTTTCTGTGCGAATTGCGACGAATATCGGAAATACCTCAACCATTACAAAAGTCTGCTGTAGCAGTCAATtgcttcaaaatctgaaaatttttttccaaactttttttgaaacactgaAATCTACTATTAACTCACTGCAACTCttagaatttcattttaaaaaaagctttaaaataccagtaaaataattaaaaaaaaacagaataaaaaatttgggcacCTTGCCTTTGGCGCCCTAAGAAGACAGAATGACTAGCTGGCGAGCAGCCCTGCCCAGCTCATTTTGGCTTCTCTAGGGCTCTCCTGCTCTTGTGTGCTCTTTTAATCTAATCTGAAAAGGATGTAGAGCTTGTTTCAGTTTCTCTGGGCTCTCTGCTTTTATCTATAAGCTCTGTGGAGGCATCGCTGCCTGAAGATCTCTGACTAGCTCTCCTGTGCTCTCTAATCTAATGTGGTATGCATGAGAGTTAAGTTCAGTTTTTCTGTGCTCTTTGCTGGCTCCTCTCAGCCTCTATCAGTGCGCACAAGGAGCATCAGGGGTGAGCCCAGAGAGCTCAGAAAGCAGCAAAACTTAGGTTGCTCACTGCTTCCAGGATTTCTAAAATGAAACGAGAAGCCGTGTTGTTTCTCAGGGCACATTgcttttttatccaaaaattgaaaggttCTCGTATATGtatttggaatatttgaaaaatcaagtattgtaaaaagatttaaaaatgtctgaaaaattgtatttcctgtgcaaaaatgccagaaattctaaattttcaatgaaaaaaaactcactggaattctgaatttccaaCATAAAcatgtctaaaatttttaattttcctagATGAAATAGCCTGAAAATTCACGTTTCCGATgtgaaaatgtctgaaattttgaattttaaaagtaaaactgtctgaaattttgaaattcctatGTAAACATgtctaaaattattaattttcctaGGTAAAAgtacctgaaattttgaactatccatgtgaaaatgttagaaattttcgattttccaacttaaaagtgttggaaaatttgaatttcctgcgtaacattgcttgaaattttaaatttctaatttaaaaaagtctgaaattttcgattttcctacGTAAAAGTGCCTAATAATTGAAGTTTCCAATGTAAATCTGcctgaaattccaaatttttaatggaaacatttttgaaaaataaaatttccagcataaaattgtgtgaaatttttcgttttcctaggtaaaattgcctgaaaattcaaatttcccatgtaagaaagtctgaaatttttgattttcctagTTAAAAGTGCCTGAAAACTTAAGTTCCCAATGTTTAACtgtgtgaaattttaaacttcccATGTGAAATTATCCGAAATCTTAAATTTCTTGTTTAAAAAGTatcttaatttttctaattttccattttgaatttccaacgTAAATGTGTtgtaaaacttgaattttctactttaaaatgtctgaatttcccaatttccaatttaaaaatgtctgaaatttttgattttcctacGAAAAAGTgcctgaaattctgaatttctgatgtaaaaatgcctgaaatttcgattttcctagGTAAAAGTATCTGAAATCTTGAATTTCCAATGTAAAACTCTGTCTGAATAAATTCTTCATTTCAATTCTGCATTCAACTACacaaatcccaaaaaattgtcctgtaaaaattgattttttaaaaattctttttgttttttcgcttttcagaACTAGTCAAATGAGCCCAATCTGCAAAAAACTCGCAAAATCCACAGGTTTTCGGGCAATGTTTCGTCCTAAATTCATTGTCGGTGGTACAGTATCTCTTCAATTATCAAATACAATcattactatatataaagcgctatTTCGTATGTCTCTGACCTCACAAACAAATTCGTTTGTGGCGAATCTATTTTTCCtatatcaatctatttttcgtgtaacaatctattttttcgaaaaaatagattgttacacgaaaaaatagattgttacacgaaaaaatagattgttacacgaaaaaatagattgttacacgaaaaatagattgttacacgaaaaaatagattgttacacgaaaaaatagattgttacacgaaaaaatagattgttacacgaaaaaatagattgttacacgaaaaaatagattgttacacgaaaaaatagattgttacacgaaaaatagattgttacacgaaaaaatagattgttacacgaaaaaatagattgttacacgaaaaaatagattgttacacgaaaaaatagattgttacacgaaaaatagattgttacacgaaaaaatagattgttacacgaaaaaatagattgttacacgaaaaaatagattgttacacgaaaaaatagattgttacacgaaaaaatagattgttacacgaaaaatagattgttacacgaaaaaatagattgttacacgaaaaaatagattgttacacgaaaaaatagattgttacacgaaaaaatagattgttacacgaaaaatagattgttacacgaaaaaatagattgttacacgaaaaatagattgttacacgaaaaaatagattgttacacgaaaaaatagattgttacacgaaaaaatagattgttacacgaaaaaatagattgttacacgaaaaaatagattgttacacgaaaaaatagattgttacacgaaaaaatagattgttacacgaaaaatagattgttacacgaaaaaatagattgttacacgaaaaaatagattgttacacgaaaaaatagattgttacacgaaaaatagattgttacacgaaaaaatagattgttacacgaaaaaatagattgttacacgaaaaatagattgttacacgaaaaaatagattgttacacgaaaaaatagattgttatacctattatcaaaatatgttATCCAAGTTAAAATCTGTATAAAAGTAAACGACGGTGCTTCATCCCAATTAGACATGAAGCTCCTGCTACTGCCAGAATGTTTTTGAGGATAAAGCGACGTAGGTAACATTTGCATCGCAGTTCTTGTTGTCGAAGCCTCCATAGGTGATCAGTCCAGTGTATCCTACATAGACGCCCTGATCCTTTTGATCAAGCCAGATTGTGAACATCGGAGCATCCAGCTGATTTTGGGAGATGAGTTTCTGCATTGGTGGAGTTACTTGATCAACGGATAGTGCTGGCCACGCGAGCTCGAAAATTCCGACATAAGGTTTCAGTCCAAAACCTAGACCAACAATGGTTGCAATTCCAAGCTCTTGCTTTGTAATGGTGAGGCCTCCCATCTGAACTGTGTCCGTTCCCAGGTACCCAGTGCACAGCCCGTATTCAGTGCTGAATGTTCGATTTCCTTCCACAAAGCTCGTCGACTTCGTTGTGTTGAACTTGTGTTTTCTGATCCCTGAGTATCCATTACAGTTAGCAGATGTGCATTTTGAGCCAATCACCCACCAGTTGGCTGAAGTGGTGTCCATGAAAACCGAGGCTGACTGTGGTGGAGTTCCAATCGTGATGTTTCCAATGCACGAGTCATCAAAATTGAAGTACCTATTCGCCTGTTGGTTGAACCGCTTGCAGTTGATAGACGCCTGGAAGAGCGCGGCAGAGCAGGTGGTCACTAGGAATAGCAGGAGCTTCATGTCTAATTGGAATGAAGCACCGTCGTTTGCTTTTATACAGATTAACTTGGATaacatattttgataatagGTAAGTGCTAAAAGgtgttatcaaaaatatttttagttgcCCGAGTGAGCTACAAAACAGCAAGTGCATctcatgaaaaaaatagagacgGGTGACCTAAAGGTCACAGTTTGCTTGTtattggcattttttgttaaaaagagggctcccatgaggtcgccgcaaAGGCGCCTCCGCCGGCCTCAGTGGTCGCCGCATGTATAGTGAGGCGCGTAACCGCGaccgtgtcggccgcttccgaACAACCACCGCTTCACACTACGTTGCACACACACCAAGATACTCATTTTACGCTaagctgcggaaccccgaacgtgtcgggcGCTTCAAATAACTACCTCTCGCACTTCAATTCACACACACAGCGGCGCGCGGCGTCAGCGCAATGCCGGCCGGTGTTAGGCCGGCGTGAGGCATTTCGCGCCTCACTCAGCTGGGAGCCCTAGTTAAAAGAA
This is a stretch of genomic DNA from Caenorhabditis elegans chromosome V. It encodes these proteins:
- the asp-19 gene encoding Peptidase A1 domain-containing protein (Predicted) translates to MKLLLFLVTTCSAALFQASINCKRFNQQANRYFNFDDSCIGNITIGTPPQSASVFMDTTSANWWVIGSKCTSANCNGYSGIRKHKFNTTKSTSFVEGNRTFSTEYGLCTGYLGTDTVQMGGLTITKQELGIATIVGLGFGLKPYVGIFELAWPALSVDQVTPPMQKLISQNQLDAPMFTIWLDQKDQGVYVGYTGLITYGGFDNKNCDANVTYVALSSKTFWQ